A stretch of the Leguminivora glycinivorella isolate SPB_JAAS2020 chromosome 2, LegGlyc_1.1, whole genome shotgun sequence genome encodes the following:
- the LOC125242272 gene encoding 40S ribosomal protein S11 isoform X2: MADQTEKAFQKQATVFLNRKGGLKKKDMRHSKNVGLGFKTPREAIEGTYIDKKCPFTGNVSIRGRILTGVVQKMKMQRTIVIRRDYLHYLPKYNRFEKRHRNMSVHLSPCFRDVELGDIVTIGECRPLSKTVRFNVLKVSKGKGSKKSFRKF, encoded by the exons ATGGCGGATCAG acAGAGAAAGCGTTTCAGAAACAGGCTACGGTCTTCCTCAACCGCAAGGGGGGGCTGAAGAAGAAGGACATGCGGCATTCCAAGAATGTTGGGTTAGGCTTCAAGACTCCCCGTGAG GCCATCGAGGGTACCTACATTGACAAGAAATGCCCTTTCACTGGCAATGTGTCCATCCGTGGTCGTATCCTTACTGGCGTGGTTCAGAAGATGAAGATGCAGCGCACCATCGTCATCCGCCGCGACTACTTGCATTACCTCCCCAAGTACAACCGTTTCGAGAAGAGGCACAGGAATATGTCAGTGCATCTGTCACCATGCTTCAG agACGTGGAGCTCGGAGACATCGTGACCATTGGCGAGTGCAGACCTCTGTCCAAAACCGTGAGGTTCAACGTTCTGAAGGTCTCAAAGGGCAAGGGCTCCAAGAAATCCTTCagaaagttttaa
- the LOC125242272 gene encoding 40S ribosomal protein S11 isoform X1, with the protein MADQTERSFQKQPTVFLNRKKGIGVKRSRKPLRYHKDVGLGFKTPREAIEGTYIDKKCPFTGNVSIRGRILTGVVQKMKMQRTIVIRRDYLHYLPKYNRFEKRHRNMSVHLSPCFRDVELGDIVTIGECRPLSKTVRFNVLKVSKGKGSKKSFRKF; encoded by the exons ATGGCGGATCAG ACGGAACGTTCATTCCAAAAGCAACCAACGGTTTTCTTGAACCGTAAAAAAGGCATCGGCGTGAAGAGGAGTCGCAAGCCTCTGAGATACCACAAAGATGTGGGGCTTGGTTTCAAGACGCCCCGAGAG GCCATCGAGGGTACCTACATTGACAAGAAATGCCCTTTCACTGGCAATGTGTCCATCCGTGGTCGTATCCTTACTGGCGTGGTTCAGAAGATGAAGATGCAGCGCACCATCGTCATCCGCCGCGACTACTTGCATTACCTCCCCAAGTACAACCGTTTCGAGAAGAGGCACAGGAATATGTCAGTGCATCTGTCACCATGCTTCAG agACGTGGAGCTCGGAGACATCGTGACCATTGGCGAGTGCAGACCTCTGTCCAAAACCGTGAGGTTCAACGTTCTGAAGGTCTCAAAGGGCAAGGGCTCCAAGAAATCCTTCagaaagttttaa